In Maridesulfovibrio sp., the genomic stretch GCTGCCATCCGGGAATGGATTCCACCGTACTTGAAAAGCTTTTGGAAAGCGGAGCAAAGGGTGTAGTGCTGGAAGGATTCGGAGCCGGGAACACTCCTCCCGGAATAGTACCCGGAATAGAAAAATGCATTGCAGCAGGAATCCCGGTAGTACTCTGTACCCGATGCGTTGAAGGCGGGGTTTGGCCTATCTATGCCTATCCGGGCGGAGCCGCCAATCTTAAGCAGAAAGGGGTTATAATTGCAGGCGGTCTGTCGGCCCTTAAAGCAACCCTGCTCCTGCAAATGCTGCTGGGGTCGGGCTGTCCATGCAGCAGTATTGAAGAAATTTTTGCTGAAGAAAGTGTGTAATAAAAAATCCCCGACTTAGTCGGGGATTTTTTATTACAAGAATGAAGATTTGTTTAGTCTTCGCGACTATCAATTATCAGCAGGTGATAACCGAATTGTGTTTTTACCGGGCCATGAACTTCGCCAACGGCTTCATTGAACACAACGGTATCAAATTCCGGGACCATCTGTCCGGGACGGAACTCACCCAAATTGCCGCCTTGCTGTCCAGAAGGGCAGCTAGAATGCTTTTTTGCCAGTTCACCAAAATCTGCGCCGTCCTGAATTTGTTTTTTCAGGTCCAGACAGGTTTGTTCATCACTAACCAAAAGATGGCGGGCAGATGCTTTTGCCATGTGTGTACTCCTACAAGCTTAAATATAAGATTTTTAATAAACCATGTAATCTTGCCGTTGCGATTTACTACATCGCAAATAATAAAACTTGCATGAATACACGTGAACTGCAAGGTGAAATGCTACACCCTAATTAGGGGAATACCTCCCTGATTCAAAAACACGGAAATATATTTCACTCAAAAAAATCCCCCTGTTCTACAAGTAGAACAGGGGGAATGATTCGATCAATGCGTTTTCTTAAACATTTATGCATAACTTCTTGGGTAAACCGGATTTTTTCCTTCTGACTACATGTCTTCGAGATCAATGCGCTCCGCAATCTCCACCAGCGTGCGTACACCGAACCCGGTCCCTCCGGCAGACCCTGCAGGAGTCTTTTTCTTTCTCCAGGCAGGTCCTGCAATATCAAGATGCGCCCAAGGAGTATCTTCGGGAACGAATTCCTTGAGAAACATCCCGGCATGAATGGTCATGCCTTCGCGGGAGCCCACATTTTTCAAGTCTGCAACCTCGCTCTTAAGCTCTTCTTTATAGATATCCCAGAGCGGCATAGGCCAAAACCGCTCTCCCACGCTCATTCCGGCATCAATGACCAGATTCTGCATAAGCGAGGAGTTATCCATAACCGCCGCAACATTCCATCCAAAGGCCACAATGCATCCACCGGTCAGTGTAGCCAGATCGATGATCGCCGCTGGTTCGTACTGCGCTGAATACGCTATGGCATCACAAAGCAGCAAACGTCCTTCGGCATCGGTATTCAAAATCTCGATTGTCTTACCTGAAAAAGAAGTAACAACCTCGCCCGGACGGGTCGCATTGGCATCCGGCATGTTATCTGCGCAAGGCAGAATGCCTACAATTGGCAGATCAGGCTTTATCTCACCGATCGCCCGGAAAAAACCGAGAATCGCCGCAGCTCCGGCCATATCACACTTCATATCTTCGATGAATCCGGTCGGCTTCAATGAAATCCCTCCGGTATCGAAAGTCACCCCCTTACCTATCAGCACCAGCGGCTTTTGCCCTTCACGATCCTTAGGGCAGTATTCGAGGGTAATCATGCGCGGTTCTTCATTGGAACCACGAAAGACCGATGCATAAGCGCCCATGCCCTTATCAATAATTTCTTTACGTTTCATGGCCTTGAATTTAAATCCAAACTGCTTGGCCATTTTCTTTGCTTCATCAGCTAGATAAACAGGAGTAGCAACATTTGGTGGAAGATTGACCAGATCGCGGGCATAGATGAGGCCCTGCCCTATCGCGAGTCCCCTTGAGAGCATTTCATCCAGATGGCCCGGGGGTTCTTCTTCTGTCAGAAAACGAATTGTTTCCGGCAGATCCTTGGTCTCGTCTTTCTTTGATTTGAACTGGTCAAAGGAATACAGACCTTCCATGACAGCAATAACAAAATGCTGCAGCTTATCTTCAAGTCCCAGTCCCTCAAAAGCCACAAGCGGCACTCCAACAGTGCGGAATTTAAGCTCCCGGCATTTATGCATGGCAGAACCAACAGCCTGTAAAAACTGCTCCACGCCGAATTCTTTTTCTTCACCGAGGCCGACCAACAGCACACGCTGTACGGAAGTTCCGGAACCATAAACGACAGCTGATCCGCCAAGTTCACCGGAAAAATCCCCAAGAGCAGGAGATCCGGCAACCCAATCCGCTTCAGCAGCCATCCATGAAGAAAACCCGGAAAGATACTCGTCGGCACCTTTAAACGCAAAAAAGATTACCGCGTCCGCAGACCATGCAGAGGCAGGCTCATTGACAATGCTGAATTCCATATACTGCTCCGTATCAAGTGCTGAAGTAAAACATGTTTAAGTTCTTCGAAACAAGATTACCGTATTTTAAAGAAGAAATTAAATATAATTATCCCATAAAATTAGTTAGGGCTGATCTGTTCAACAAAAGAAAATGTGCCGTTTTCGTATTTGACGATATCCACAGTTTTCATGGGGACCCTTACTCCTTCAGGATAATCGAAATACCCGGTCACTCCTTTGAAACCCACTGTTTCGGCCAAGGCTACGCGGACCTTCTCGGGATCGGCAACCCCGGCACGTTCGATGGCCTGTGCCAGAAGCATGACCGTATCATAGCCAAGGGCGGCAAAGCCTGATTCGGGTTCCTTTCCGAACATACGTGTATAGCTATCCACAAATTCCTGAACCATTGGTTCCGGATTATCATATGCAACATGTGTGGCAAAATAGATGGAATGTGAGTACTCCTCCGGGATATCACGCAAACATGGAGTATCAAATCCATCACCGGAAACTATTGGCTGATTGAACCCGGCTTTGCGTAATTCGGTTATATATTTAGGAGCATCCGGGGGAATGGATGAGATAAAAATCAGATCCATATCCTTGGATTTATTCTGAGGGCGGGGGTATTCATCTGTACCGGAATTATACCAGACCTCTTCCTCAACATTTCCGCCATACTTGCGGTAACGGCGCTTGAAATACTTTGACAAAGTCTTGGTGAATTCATTTGAAATATCCGTTCCTACAAAGCTGTGGGAAGTGTTCAACCTGCGTTTGGAAAACTTTGCAACTGCACGGGCCTGCATGTTATCACCGAAAGCGGTCATGAAAAAATATTTGCCGTACATGTAAGGCAGGTTCTGCATGGTTGCCCCTGCGGTTATGAAAATAACGTCATTCGCTGTAACCGGTGGAGCCGCAGACATGACATAATCAGTATCATTCAATCCGATCACAGCTACTATATCATCCTGTCCGGCCAGAGCTTCAGCGGCCATGGCCGTAGAATCAAGATTTGAGCGACAATCGGAAATAACAAGACTGAGCTTCCTGCCCAAGATGCCGCCGCCGGAATTGATTATATCCTTTGCCATCTCCATTCCCTGCATGCCGGGTCGATCAATGGCGGCCATTTCCCCGGTAAGGTTATAAAGCACTCCAACTTTGATTGTTTTATCGCCGGCAAAAGCCGAAGGGGATAAAATAAGCATAAAAAGCAGACAGAATGCTAAACGTAAACACATATATCCTCCTGAAACTAAAATACATTTGATTTGGTCAACTTTAAATTTTATCCGCAAATCCGGCTAGCAGAAAATCTATTTCCCCTGTGCGGAAAGCTTGGCCTGCTGGGCCTCTAGAAATCGCTGAAATTTATGAATTTCAGCCTCACGCTTTTCCGGCACCAGTGGAAAATCAGCTTCTTCCCGGTAGCGCTTTTCGGCAATAGTCCGGCTGGCCGGCATTTCAGTACCAAGCCATCCTGAGCTGTCCCTAACCAGTCTCTGAATATAACTTACGCCAAGAAAAGCACGTGTAACTCTGGTATTGTCACGTAACTTACGCATGTCCTTAAACTCTGCTTTGGACGAAACCTCACGGACCATTTTATCAAGACAAACCATTTTCTCCGGCATGCGTGCCTGCTCAAAAACTGCCGCGTGGTTGTTCAATATATGCCCCCGTTCGCCGGCAGTGGCAGGGTCAATATAAAATGCTGCGTAAAGCCCTGACTGATCGTAAACAGAAAGATCAGATGAAAGATCAACTCCAACTCCGCAAGTCAAGCAGGTAACATCGCGGTACCGGGGTAGAACATCCCTCTTGAACCATTCTTCGCTGTTGGAAGGATCGGTAATGGTTCTTTTATTCTCCGGTGCAAATTCTCGGATCGGAGAACGCATCATTGTTCCTGCCAGCAGTTCACTGGTCTGCATCCATGCAGCAACACCAAGCACTCCCTTAAAATCCCTGCGACGTCTCCGGGCCAGAAGAAACAGACCTCGGTAGAGGCGGTCCAGTGTGGTTCCACCCTCTTCACTGGAGTCGAACATTATGTACTCATTAAAATTTCCGGGAAGGGTAAGATTAAAAGGAGTGCGGATCAGGACCGACCCTGTATCGTTGCGCGGAACCAGAAAATCTGCGAGATCATGCCCGTCCGTGGGAAGCCATGCCATGGTTCCACCGATGGTAAGCATAGAACCCAGCACTTTCATATAATCAGCTGCAGCATCACCGAGCCCGCCAACACCTATGGAATACTCAGTCTGCGAAAAACCACGAGAAAAAATATGCCCCTCATCGACACGCGAATGAAAGATCTCTGCAAGAGAACCTGTAACTTTCAAGTCGGAATGCGAGTTTTCACCAGGTACAAACCTGAAACTGCCTATGGGAGAGTCGGCTGACTCCATGCGATCCCAGTTCTCCAGAGCCTGATGTTCCCATTGTACGGACTGTAGAAATTCCATAGCCTCACTACGGGTTGGAAAAATATTAAGGGAACGGGTCATTCCGGCAGTATCAAGCACATTGCGACAGTATTGGCATAGCCCACAGATGGCAAGCGCTCCATTACGGCTGCGCAGGATCTTCATGGTCCGCACAATAAAGCGGATGCCGGCACTGCTCAAATACCGGACCTCAGCCATATCAAAAGCCATGCATGCAAGATTCTCATCAGCAAGAAGCTCTTTCAAGGTAGTGTCCAGCTCTCCAGCACCATAAGCGTCCACCCTTCCTCCCATTGAGACCACAACAGTATCTCCATGTCTGCGAACTTTTATATCCATTCCTTGCTCCTGTTCAACTCAACCACGTAATATGCTATCAGGTACAGAAACAGCATAGCCATAAGCACTGTGGGTTGTGAAGTTGCTTCTGGAAAAACTGTACTATTTTTTGTGGCTCTGATAATTATGTTTATAAGAGGGAGAACTATGAAAAAGAACTTTTATTTCACGGATGATTTCACCGAAAAATATAACGGTAAGCTCATCCCCACAAAAGAGGCGATAAAGTTGCTCATAGCAATGATGCCCGGAACATGGGTATCATCAGGTAAGGACTCGCCCTCAGCTCAAAGAACATTTGTACTTTTTGAGTCTCCCTGTCCTGACACTGAAGAGAAATCTCCATCTTTGGCAGAAGTTTGTATTTTTGCGGAAAGGCCGTCAGAATCTTTTATAGCCGAAAAAAACTTAAAAAATGAAAGGGAAATAAGTGAGGAAGAGTTTGTAAGAATTCTTGAAACCAAAAACGCAAAAGGCCATGTTCATTATATTTGTTTCAAGAAAAGTTCAGATGGTGAATTCTGCGCCATTTGCAATTGCTGCCCCGGTTGCTGCGGACCGCTCAAGTCCGGGAAAAGCAAAGTCCCCTTGCTTGTTCCTTCCGGTTATATCGCCGTTGTTAACCCGCGAAAATGCATAGGATGCGGGCAATGTATGGAATACTGCCCCTTCGGAGCAATGAACCTGCGCAACAAACGGATGCGCATAGATCCCGAACGATGCATGGGATGCGGAGTGTGCACCAACAAATGCCGCAAAGATGCGCTTCGTCTTGCACGCAATAAAAAACATCCCGAGCCTTTCCTTACGGATAAATTTAAAGAATAAAAAAAGATCAGAGCATTCGCAGGCCCGCTGCCATGGCTAGCCGTCAGGAAAAGTACGCCGCAACTCCAAAATCTCATCCAGATTTTCAAAAAACAAATCGGTCAAGTGCGGATCAAAATGTTTACCCTTGCCCATCTCGAAATAATCAATAATTTCTTCGATCGGCCAAGCCTTTTTGTAAACCCGTTCACTGCCAAGTGCGTCAAAGACATCCACAATTCCGATAATACGCCCGTAAATATGAATTTCTTCCCCGGCGAGCGCACGCGGATAGCCTTGCCCGTTCCACCACTCATGGTGCTCATAAGCAACAATGGCAGCGGCCTTAATGATGGGCCGCTCGGAATGTTTTAAAATTTCATGTCCAATGGTGGTATGGGTTTTGATGATTTCAAATTCTTCGGGAGTAAGCCGTCCCGGTTTGTTCAACACAGTGTCAGGAATCCCGATTTTACCGACATCGTGCATGGGAGAGGCAAGACGCAGAAGGTCAGCTTCTTCTTCGCTCAGGCCGTAACGGCGGGCAAGAATATAAGCAAGCTCGGCAACCCTGCGCACATGGTTCGCAGTTTCATTGGAACGGGTCTCCACAACTTCGCCAAGAGTAAGAATAACTTCCTTCTGGGTTTCAATAACTTCATCCTGAATAGCCATCAGTGCGTCCTGAGCTTCACGGCGCACCTTGATCTCATGACGCAGGTCCTTAGTCCTTCTCTCAACTTCAGCTTCAAGATGTTCTTTGTAACGGCGGTTTTCTTTGATCAGGCTGGCCCTTTCAAGGCCCTGTCCCAAAGCATGCTCCAGAATGTTAAGATCAACTATGGGCTTGGTCACGAAATCCCAGGCTCCAAGCCTGACCGCTTTGATGGCATCCTGAATAAGCCCTGCACCGGAAACTACGATGATCGGGGTATCAGGACTTTCAGCTTTCACATATTCAAGGACCCCGAACCCATCAACCTTGGGCATATTCAGGTCTACAAGAACTGCATCCGGCTTTTCTCGCTGAAAAATCTCAATCCCTTCCTGACCATCACAGGCATCAATAGTGTTGAAACCGGAATCACTAAGATAGTCGCAGATTGTTTCCCGCACAAAGTCTTCATCATCGATTACAAGGAGAGTTAATTCAGAATTATCCAATTGTTACCTCTGATCATTTATACTCTTAAGTATCAATATCCACCATTTGATTACAGACATAGCAAAAAAAGCTTCTATTTAAAACTGTTATTCTAAAAGTATAACATCTGCAATAAACAAAAAAAGGCACTGGAAAATAATTTTCCAGTGCCTTGCCTACGTAATGATCGTTATAAAAATTAATCTTCGAAACGCTTCATGGAAATTATGCTGATGGGATCAACCGGAACATCATCCATGGGTCCGTAAGACTTTGTTTTTACTTTCTTAATCTTTTCGACAGCTTCCATACCGTCAACAACCTTACCAAATACGCAGTAACCCCAGCCCTGAGGGTTCTTTCCAGTGTGGTCGAGGAAACCGTTGTCCTTAACGTTGATGAAGAACTGCGCGGTTGCGGAGTGGGGGTCCATAGTACGGGCCATGGCCAGGGTACCCAGTTCGTTTTTAAGCCCGTTGTCAGCTTCGTTTTCAACAGGATCGTGGGTTTCTTTCTGTTTCATAGAGAAGTCAAATCCGCCGCCCTGAATCATAAAATTATTGATAACGCGGTGAAAAAGGGTTCCTTCATAAAAACCTTCGTCAACGTAACGCAGAAAGTTTTCTACGGTTTTGGGAGCTTCTTTCTCGAAAAGTTCAATCAGGACTTCACCTTCAGGTGTTTCCATCAATACCAAGGGATTGGACATATTTAATTCCTCCGATTTTTTATCTTACCCGCTATGGGGATTTCTGATCTACATTAAAACAAAAAAGTACGCTACTCCGAGCATCATAAGCATCAAACTGGGGATGACAACCTTTTTCCATGCAGCCACCATGTCAACTTTGAAGTATTCGCAGGTCAGCAGAAAGCAAATATGCAACGGCGAAGCCATAATCCCTGAAAACCCGCAGAACATGCATAACACTGCCCATGCAGGCAGCTGATCCTGCAGGCCTGAAGCCTGTACCAATCCGACCACAAGCGGCATGGCTGCGCCAACAAATGCCAGAGTTATCCCGGCAATGAAACCGACAAGAAAAGGAACAAACACTGCCGCAGCAATTAGTGCTGCCTCCCCGCCTGCTAAGCGGGCCAGCTCATCAACAACCCCGCAAGACCCGAGAATATCTTTGAAAACAAACACGCAGACAATCAAGAAGATCATATTCAGAAACCGTTTTTCCACCAGCAGTCCCCGAATAATCACCATTGATCCGGCATTTGCGAACATGGAGCAGAAGACCGCGCCCAGCAACGCAAGGACAATGCCCATCTCAAAAGGTATTCCGGGAAAAAAGAAGCTCAGTACGCTTTCAAAAACAAAGGCTCCCGCAATAGCAACAATCAGCGGAAGGCCTTCCTTTAAGACAACCCAGATATCACGGCTGCCGGCTGAAACATAAGTGCCGGTTCCATCCTCTTTTATGGGCAGAACCGAAGGCCTGAGATAGAAAAGATATCCCAGACCTATGCAGGCAAAAAATCCCGGAAAAGTGTAGCCGATAAATTCGAAAATAGTCATCCCGCACAATGATGAGGCGAGAATCATACCCGGATAAAGAGGCCATGCAAGCTCCCATACATGGCGGAACCAATAGTTGACGATAACCTTGTCCTTTCCGGATACATCAAGACCGCTCGCCGCCTCCTGAATCATGGGTGCGGAAAAGATTGCCCCACCCGGCATAGGCAGAAGACCGATAAGCGCTGGAAAGAAAACAAGCCGCAAACGCGGACTTCGCAAGTATCCGGTCATGGAATTCATAATCCTTCCCGCTTGCCCTGTTTTTTCAAGCAAACCGGATAGGATCATAATCAGGGCCACAATCAAAGCCAGAAAAATGGTTTTCTCATCCAGCAGAGCATCCGCGCTGACTTTAAGCACAGTTTCCATATTCATGGAGGTAAGCACGGCCAGCACACCGCCCCCGACCAGAATGGAAAGGCCGACACCAAGTTTGAGCCGGATCCCGGCAAGCATGCATACAAAAACAAAAATAATCTTAAACAAAGGCAAAAGACTTTGAAGGAAATCCATACTATACCCCGAGGGAGGAAAAAAGGTTAGGGAATCAAAACCAAATTTTTACGCGCGATTTTGTTCTGCGGGTCTATCTGCAAAGCCTTGAGCAGCCATTCCTTGGCCTGAGCATTCTCACCACGCATGTAATAAAGCAAGCCCATGTTGATTATATGGTTTACATTCAGCGGCTCAAGTTCACTGGCTCTGCGCAGATCGGACAGGGCAGCATCTAAATCGCCCTGCTGCATATACACTATACCCCTGTTTCCCAGCGCCACGGCATAATCAGGATTCAGCTGTAAAGCCTTGCGGTAGAGCTCCAATGCCGAATAAGAATCACCTTTTCGGCTAAGAATTGCTGCAAGGCTGCTCATAGCTTTATAATGGGAAGGGTCAGCTTTGAAAGCTGCCTTAAAATGTTTTGCAGCTTCGTTGAAATTCTTTTCCCGCTCCAGCAGGTTACCGTAATTGTAGTGCATGTGGTGGTTATTTGCAGTCACAGCCAGTGCACGAGTATAGAGCGTCCTGCTGTCCTTCCAGTATTCGGTCTGGGTATAAGCCGCAGCCAATAATGAAACAATGGCAAACGCCCCCAGTGCAACAGCTGCTTTCCCCGGCACTCGTTTGGAATTAACAAGCCGGGCCGCACCAAAAACAATAACCATATAAATTCCCATAAAAGGAATGTAGGCATAGCGGTCAGCCATGGACTGATCCCCGACCTGAACCAATCCGATAACCGGAACAAGAGTTCCCAGATACCAGAACCAGCTCACTGCACCGAGAGGGAATTTCTTAACAAAGCGGACCGCAACGGCTGAGACTGCAATGAGAAAGACAGCAGCCAGAACGGGCTTCCAAAACGGAATTTCGTGCGGATAAGGATAAAAGACAGCAAGGTCGAACGGGGCAATCATTTTGCCAAGGTAAGCAACCCAAGAAACAAGGGCATTTGAAAGGCGCAGACTTAGGGGGAAGGAATCCACACTCTGCATTGCCCCCCCGCCATGCTGGGCCATGACGGTCAGCACGGAAGAAAGCACGGAAAGCCCGAATAAGGGCAGCTTTTCCAGTATCAATTTACCAAACTGCACAACGGTGTTTTTCGCAAAATCAACACGGTTCAGCGGCCAGACATCCAGCAGGACCAGTGCCGCAGGCAGGGTTACGACCATGGGCTTTGCCAGAATCCCCAGCCCGGTAAAGAAAAAAGTCAGCCCATAGGCGGCCGCATTCCTGTCCTTACCCCAGCCCAGCCAGCTGTGCATGGCACAGAGCCAGAAGAAGGTGGACAGCACATCCTTGCGCTCGGCAACCCAGGCCACGGATTCCACATGAATCGGGTGAACGGCAAAAAGCGCGGCCACAAAAAATGACGGAACCAATCCGCCTTCTTTAAATCCTGATGTCGCCTTGACCAGAAAGAAAAAAAGCAACAACACGTTGCAGAGATGAAAAAAGACGTTGACCAGATGGCGCGCCCCGTCCGAATTTCCGAACAAGGTAGTATCGGCCATATGCGAAACCACTGTCAGCGGATGGTAGTTGGAAAGCTGAAATGTGCTGAACGCCCAACCTATATTTTCGGCTGAAATCCCCTGCATGACCCGCTGGTTGTTTGTTACGTAACTGCCGTCATCGTAAGTAACCAACTCGAAACCGCCGCACTGCGAGTAGATAATGAGGACCAGCACAGAGAGGATTGCCGCAGCAAACAGGCTTTTCTTTAATCCGGTTTCAGCCTGAGAAACACTCATAACTCATCCGCCTGTGCCCTCTGGGGCACATTTTTCAGAAAATCACTCTCGAACCAGCCAAGTCTGTGTGCCATGGTTTCACAGGAACAGCGCAGAACCCCCAGCCCGTAACGCACTGAGCGGGCAAAACTTATTGAAGAAGAATCGTCCATATAACGAGTCGGGCAGGTCACTTCGCCAATGTCGTAACCGGAAAAAATAATCTGGCAGAGCATCTGGTTATCAAAAATGAAATCATCGCTGTTTTCTTCAAACGGAATGTTCTCCAGAAGTTCACGCGAGAATGCCCGGTATCCGGTATGATATTCCGAGAGGTGATAACCGACCAGCAGGTTCTGAAACCATGTCAAAACGCGGTTGGAAATATATTTATAAAGCGGCATTCCACCCCTGCGGGCACCTGTTCCGAGAATCCTTGAACCGAGCATGCAATCAAACACACCGTTAGCTATGGGCGAAATCATGGCTGAGATAATCAGCGGGGTGTACTGGTAATCAGGGTGGACCATGACCACAACATCCGCGCCCATATCAATGGCGGTGCGATAGCAGGTTTTCTGGTTTCCGCCATAGCCCGTATTGCAGGCATGAACCACGGTCTTGATCCCCAGACTTTTGGCCTGTGAAACAGTGTCATCGCGGCTACAGTCATCAACCAGCAAAATCTCATCCACTATATCGGCAGGCAGTTCGTCCAGAGTCTTTTTCAACGTGGATGCCGCATTATAAGCAGGCATTACCATTACAACTTTTTTACCATTAACCATATATAAATATTCTCCTGAAATTCACTGCCAAAATATATTTTTATTTCATTAAATTTTCTTATTCAGATACGAATGCAGGCTTACCACCAAACCTGTAAGCGAATCAAGTTGAGTAAAGTACGGCTGTTGCCTGTGCTTCCGCTTTTTAGTAATCAAGCAGCAACTTTCTTATAAAATCTAGCAGACAGGGATATTTAAAATGCAGGAAACCGAAATAAGGGAATACATCTATAAAATCATCATGGACAAATGTACTGAGGATGAAGAAGCCCGTCAGGATGCCATTGGTGAATTCATCGCCATGACAATGCCCAACATCGATGAAGGAGCGGTCCGAAATATTAAGTCCATGATTCCTCCCATCACCGAGCTTTACGACAAATGGGCGAACATGTTCGTCGAACGTCTGCTCGAAACCGTGCCCCGCAATCAGATTGAAGAACTTTGCAGCGGAACTGCCGATAACGATTCCGCTCTGATTCTGGTTTACATCATGTTCATGGAATCCGAGCGTATGGAAAAACAGGTAGCTGAAGACATCACCTCTTTCGCCCCCACGCAGGATGACGAAGCGGGAAACATAGCAAGTGCATACATCCGCTCCAAGCTGACAATTATCGCCGAAGAGCAGAAAATGAAAGACGCTACCATCCAGTAAGGAGATTTAAAATGTTCAGCAATATCATTGTCAGAACCCCGGCTGAAAATCTTGGACAAGGGTTGACCGAGGCGGGACTCGGCTGCCCGGACATCCCCCTGACCCTTGCCCAGCACCGAGACTACATTAAATATTTCGAACAGGCCGGGATCAAAGTTACCGTGCTTCCTGCGGTTG encodes the following:
- a CDS encoding glycosyltransferase family 2 protein produces the protein MVNGKKVVMVMPAYNAASTLKKTLDELPADIVDEILLVDDCSRDDTVSQAKSLGIKTVVHACNTGYGGNQKTCYRTAIDMGADVVVMVHPDYQYTPLIISAMISPIANGVFDCMLGSRILGTGARRGGMPLYKYISNRVLTWFQNLLVGYHLSEYHTGYRAFSRELLENIPFEENSDDFIFDNQMLCQIIFSGYDIGEVTCPTRYMDDSSSISFARSVRYGLGVLRCSCETMAHRLGWFESDFLKNVPQRAQADEL
- a CDS encoding tetratricopeptide repeat protein, yielding MSVSQAETGLKKSLFAAAILSVLVLIIYSQCGGFELVTYDDGSYVTNNQRVMQGISAENIGWAFSTFQLSNYHPLTVVSHMADTTLFGNSDGARHLVNVFFHLCNVLLLFFFLVKATSGFKEGGLVPSFFVAALFAVHPIHVESVAWVAERKDVLSTFFWLCAMHSWLGWGKDRNAAAYGLTFFFTGLGILAKPMVVTLPAALVLLDVWPLNRVDFAKNTVVQFGKLILEKLPLFGLSVLSSVLTVMAQHGGGAMQSVDSFPLSLRLSNALVSWVAYLGKMIAPFDLAVFYPYPHEIPFWKPVLAAVFLIAVSAVAVRFVKKFPLGAVSWFWYLGTLVPVIGLVQVGDQSMADRYAYIPFMGIYMVIVFGAARLVNSKRVPGKAAVALGAFAIVSLLAAAYTQTEYWKDSRTLYTRALAVTANNHHMHYNYGNLLEREKNFNEAAKHFKAAFKADPSHYKAMSSLAAILSRKGDSYSALELYRKALQLNPDYAVALGNRGIVYMQQGDLDAALSDLRRASELEPLNVNHIINMGLLYYMRGENAQAKEWLLKALQIDPQNKIARKNLVLIP